From Novipirellula galeiformis, the proteins below share one genomic window:
- the fabD gene encoding ACP S-malonyltransferase, with translation MALNVDSVAILFPGQGAQNIGMGRWLCENYPQARARYDAASEILGYDLAALSFEGPEDKLNATEFCQPALFVVGMAAAEVLLSERPELSDSIKATAGLSLGEYTAVCFAGGIQFEDAVRLVQRRGEAMQAASDAAESGMASILGLDLETAQAVCDECRQGDEVLQPANLLCPGNIAISGHVSALKRVEPVAKNAGAMKTIRLSVAGAFHTPLMQSAVAKLGEALEAIEIQDTRIPVYSNVDAAPHQSAAEIKNLLSRQVVNPVLWEASVRKMMDDGIEGFLEAGTGRVLQGTLKRIHRKLATEGFGDG, from the coding sequence GTGGCGCTCAACGTTGACTCTGTTGCTATTCTATTCCCGGGCCAAGGTGCTCAGAATATCGGCATGGGCCGATGGCTGTGCGAAAATTACCCACAGGCTCGTGCTCGCTATGACGCGGCCTCGGAAATCCTTGGCTACGATCTGGCGGCACTTTCCTTTGAAGGCCCCGAAGACAAGCTAAACGCGACCGAATTTTGCCAACCGGCACTTTTCGTCGTGGGCATGGCGGCGGCCGAAGTGTTGCTTAGCGAACGCCCCGAGCTTTCCGATTCGATCAAAGCAACCGCGGGGCTAAGCCTCGGTGAATACACCGCGGTCTGTTTCGCCGGTGGCATCCAATTCGAAGACGCGGTTCGACTCGTCCAACGTCGTGGCGAAGCGATGCAAGCTGCCTCCGATGCCGCTGAAAGCGGGATGGCAAGCATCCTTGGCTTGGACCTGGAAACCGCGCAAGCGGTTTGCGATGAGTGCCGCCAAGGTGACGAGGTACTGCAACCGGCCAACCTGCTGTGCCCCGGGAACATTGCGATTTCCGGACACGTTTCGGCATTGAAACGCGTCGAGCCAGTCGCCAAAAACGCGGGCGCGATGAAGACGATCCGACTGAGCGTTGCCGGAGCCTTCCACACGCCGCTAATGCAGTCGGCGGTAGCGAAACTTGGTGAAGCGCTCGAGGCGATTGAGATCCAAGACACGCGAATCCCAGTCTACAGCAACGTGGATGCGGCCCCACATCAATCCGCAGCCGAGATCAAAAATCTACTGAGCCGACAAGTCGTCAACCCAGTCCTGTGGGAAGCGTCGGTCCGCAAGATGATGGACGACGGCATCGAGGGATTCCTGGAAGCCGGCACCGGTC
- the rpmF gene encoding 50S ribosomal protein L32, producing the protein MAVPKRKHSNSRTGKRRSHDRVKKRQVAYCPQCSSAVPTHVICPKCGYYQGRTVVESTSE; encoded by the coding sequence ATGGCTGTCCCAAAAAGAAAACATTCCAATAGCCGTACCGGCAAACGCCGATCCCACGACCGCGTCAAGAAGCGCCAAGTTGCCTATTGCCCACAATGCAGTTCTGCCGTGCCAACGCACGTGATCTGTCCAAAGTGTGGGTATTACCAAGGCCGCACGGTCGTCGAATCGACTAGCGAATAA
- a CDS encoding class I SAM-dependent methyltransferase — MTSRDKTLDQYHELMQINAVSHLLRAARETGLLDQLRGGQHTAEQLCNTLSLVPKPTQLLLDALNAIGIVEKYDDDYALSQAAQLLCQYDKDLGDHRWAKLSTRMLGKQTRTSVGGTEYFDQTAATQWVHTPAAMQAAEMLNVGGEGEVAGPKILDLGCGSAVWSCAMAHRDAQATITAVDFPGPLTASKSMAESIGLSERFTAIEADPASTELTAKPPLANDFDIVLVAQRLFALTPPEQTQLLNQAVSCLRPGGRLVVIDLFRGPTKPNLSESTEALKLEIETPGGAMKTLKEAESLLTDAGVGKIQFTFIAATRVNLGMMVAFKPA; from the coding sequence ATGACTTCGAGAGACAAGACTCTAGACCAATATCACGAGCTCATGCAGATCAACGCGGTCTCGCATTTGCTTCGCGCCGCACGCGAAACCGGATTATTGGACCAACTTCGCGGCGGGCAACACACCGCGGAACAACTTTGCAACACGCTTTCGCTGGTCCCCAAACCAACGCAATTGCTGTTGGACGCCTTGAATGCGATTGGGATCGTTGAGAAGTACGATGATGACTACGCATTGTCCCAAGCGGCCCAGTTGTTATGCCAATACGACAAAGACCTAGGCGACCATCGCTGGGCAAAGCTGAGCACGCGCATGCTGGGAAAACAAACGCGAACCAGCGTGGGCGGCACCGAGTACTTTGACCAAACCGCTGCGACTCAGTGGGTACACACCCCAGCGGCGATGCAAGCTGCCGAAATGCTGAACGTTGGTGGCGAGGGGGAAGTTGCGGGCCCGAAAATTCTTGACCTCGGTTGTGGTTCCGCCGTCTGGAGCTGCGCGATGGCACATCGAGATGCCCAGGCCACGATCACCGCGGTGGACTTCCCCGGTCCCCTCACCGCGTCCAAAAGCATGGCAGAATCGATCGGTTTGAGCGAGCGATTTACCGCAATCGAAGCCGATCCAGCCTCCACCGAACTGACTGCGAAGCCACCGCTGGCGAACGATTTCGACATTGTCTTGGTGGCCCAGCGGTTATTTGCTCTAACTCCCCCCGAACAAACACAATTGCTAAACCAAGCGGTTTCCTGCTTGCGACCGGGCGGACGACTGGTCGTGATTGATTTGTTTCGCGGGCCGACGAAGCCCAATTTGTCGGAAAGCACCGAGGCATTGAAGCTGGAAATCGAGACGCCCGGCGGAGCAATGAAGACGCTCAAGGAAGCCGAATCTCTACTGACCGATGCGGGAGTCGGGAAAATCCAGTTCACGTTTATCGCGGCAACCCGAGTGAACTTGGGGATGATGGTCGCATTCAAACCGGCTTAG